In the genome of Brachionichthys hirsutus isolate HB-005 chromosome 23, CSIRO-AGI_Bhir_v1, whole genome shotgun sequence, one region contains:
- the LOC137911758 gene encoding LOW QUALITY PROTEIN: TBC1 domain family member 14-like (The sequence of the model RefSeq protein was modified relative to this genomic sequence to represent the inferred CDS: inserted 1 base in 1 codon) produces MPCSSTPIYYSSPQKGPPDLNQGSRSSSPRDSGVPTLEMDPPGPGPRGPRRSADGGLALPCGHDXPATLPLDDPSDTNAVHKFSTPPPRGGYDGLGTLRLSAAGGAGGALNRCDDVSVCSVSSGSTELSASNEDILDSTVTSDSSAIVTLETDDSGAAHFSDVTLSSPGDPWSPVGPHSGSRVGQQEEDSKKPGPLASLFNK; encoded by the exons ATGCCCTGCTCCTCCACCCCCATCTACTACAGCAGCCCTCAGAAAGGCCCCCcagacctcaaccagggcagcCGCAGCTCGTCTCCCCGAGACTCCGGCGTCCCGACTCTGGAGATGGATCCTCCGGGGCCCGGCCCCCGCGGCCCCCGGCGCTCGGCCGACGGGGGCCTCGCCTTGCCCTGCGGTCACG TCCCTGCCACTTTGCCTTTGGATGATCCCTCTGACACCAACGCCGTCCACAAGTTCTCCACTCCACCCCCCCGCGGCGGCTACGACGGCCTCGGCACCCTCCGATTATCGGccgcggggggggcggggggggcctTGAACCGCTGCGACGACGTGTCGGTGTGCAGCGTGTCCAGCGGGAGCACGGAGCTGTCGGCGTCCAATGAAGACATCCTGGATTCCACCGTCACCTCTGACTCCAGCGCCATCGTTACCTTGGAAACGGACGACAGCGGCGCCGCTCACTTCTCAGACGTGACGCTGTCGTCGCCGGGAGACCCGTGGAGTCCCGTCGGACCGCATTCGGGGTCAAGGGTCGGGCAACAGGAAGAAGACTCGAAGAAACCAGGACCTCTCGCGAGCTTATTCAACAAGTAA